The nucleotide window CCCTGCCGTGCAGCCGCTTGAAGATGCGGAAGATGGCCTCGTGGTACTCGGGCTTGATGCCGATGCCGTTGTCCCGCACGTAGTAGGCCACGCGCGCCTCGTCCCCATCCGGCACCGCGCCCAGCTCCACCCACCGCTCCGCCTTGTCGTTGTACTTGAGCGCGTTGGTGATGAGGTTGGTGAACACCTCGGCCAGCCGCACCCGATCGCACCACGCGGATGGCAGGGGCCGCGGGATGCGCACCTCCACGCGCGCCTCCTCCAGGCGAGGCTTGAGCAGCTCCAGCACCTGGGCCACCACCTCGTTGACGTTCGTCTCCCGCAGGGACAGCTCCATGCGGCCCACCTGCGCGTAGTGCAGCAGGGAGTTGATCAGCCCCTCCATGCGCTGGGTGAGCCGGACGACGGTGTCCAGCCGGGCCCGAGGCGTGGGCGGCAGCACCTCCCCCGCCTCGCGCAGCGCCAGCAGGGTGTAGTTGTGGATGCCGCGCAGCGGCTCCTTCAAGTCGTGGCTGGCCGCGTAGGCGAACGCATCCAGCTCCACGTTGCTGCGCTCCAGCTCCGTGTTGAGCTTGAGCAGCGCCTCGCTGCGCTGCAGCGCCACGTCGATGATGGACCGGCGCAGCTCGGCGGCGGCCTCCACCTCATAGGGCTTCCACGGCAGCGAGCGGCCCCGCACCGTCTCCTTCCACAGCTCGAAGGACTTGCGCGGGTGCAGCCGCAGCTGCCCCTCCTCCATCTCCACGGGCTTGGTGGGGTTGCCGCCCCAGTCCACCGTCTGCACCACCTCCGGGCGGAACCAGAGCACGTAGTTGTTGCGCCCGCGGGACATGGAGGCGGCGATGAGCCCCGAGGCCACGTCCTGGAAGTCCTTCGCCTCCGGGTACTCGCTGGAGAGCCGATCGGTGACGAACACCTCCTCGTCGTGCCGCGTCCCCAGCCAGGCCAGCAGCCCCGCGAGCTGCTCGTCGCTCGGGGCGGCCCCCAGCACCGTCGTCTGGCCGTGGAAGTGGAGGGCGGCCCCCTGGGCGTGGACGAGCTCCAGCAGCCCCGGCTCGCTGCCCGTCAGC belongs to Hyalangium gracile and includes:
- a CDS encoding ATP-binding protein, which produces MSVHAALVERMAREVDFISGLTGSEPGLLELVHAQGAALHFHGQTTVLGAAPSDEQLAGLLAWLGTRHDEEVFVTDRLSSEYPEAKDFQDVASGLIAASMSRGRNNYVLWFRPEVVQTVDWGGNPTKPVEMEEGQLRLHPRKSFELWKETVRGRSLPWKPYEVEAAAELRRSIIDVALQRSEALLKLNTELERSNVELDAFAYAASHDLKEPLRGIHNYTLLALREAGEVLPPTPRARLDTVVRLTQRMEGLINSLLHYAQVGRMELSLRETNVNEVVAQVLELLKPRLEEARVEVRIPRPLPSAWCDRVRLAEVFTNLITNALKYNDKAERWVELGAVPDGDEARVAYYVRDNGIGIKPEYHEAIFRIFKRLHGRDRYGGGTGTGLTIVKRIIERHNGHVWLESTPGEGTTFYFTLAVEPPGREGAGE